GAATTTTAGAAACAAACCTTAATGGTGGTCCGATTATTCATGAACAATAACAGTTATAACTTGTATAAATACATCACGGTCTAATACAATCAGGTATTATTCGAAATTCATTGTTGATTTGAAAAGATTCCGATCTCTGATAAATGGTGAATGAATTGGTAATCGATGGAGAAAAAAAGAAGAATGATGTTGATGGAAGGAGCGGCGTTCGATGGAATCAGGGAGGTAATCGGATGATTATATGGTGATTGGGGATCGTCGATGGGAGATGGTGGTTTAGGGTTGTATGCGCGAGAATTTGTTACTTATTAGAGATTGATTTGGGGTGTGCGTTTTTTCAAGGCTACATCTTTATCCACGTGTAACTTTGTATTAATCAAGATTAAATCAGTAATTTACACGTTAGCAAGTGATTTAATGGGGTAATCAGCAGCTACCACATGGGATTAACCTtagcgatttatatatatatatatatatatatatatatatatatatatatatatatatatatatatatatatatatatatatatatatatatatatatatatatatatttcattaaatAAAAGATTTGTATTAGGGATATTGACTAAAGTACACTTTTTGTTAAACTTTTATGCCAaaatacgttttttttttaaaaaaaattgtcaatTTACACCATCAGGGCAACCAAGAGTTTGGTCGACCACCATTATAACATGGTTGACTGCGTAGTCGACCGACCAATACAAGGTGGCCGACCACTCATATTCGCACAAAAATTTGGTCGACTACCATTATAACATGGTTGACTACGTAGTCGACCAACACTAACAAGGTGGTTGACCAACCAATACAAGGTGGTCGACCAAATTTGTTCTACTTCACGTTTCCCCCTTTATCATGTACtccttatatgtatatttatattttatatattcatcAAACTCTGTAACAGATTTTTAGTCAGGTAAAGCATAGAAGTACCTAGCTGAGTTAATCTGAGATTGATATATAAATTCAAATGATACACATTTTAGATCGAGTCAGTTGAAGTTGACCACAAAACTGTTAGTTTTCAATTTCAGAATCAAGGCTCAAATTAACAAGCTCAAGGGAGGTTTCTTAATTGAACCAATCTCAAATTTGAAATCAGACGGCTTTCTTTATAAAAACAATAAATCAGCAACCATCATAACTTTAAGATCGACATCCATCTGTTCGTTTTCAATTTCTTGATTGTTGGGGTTTGGACCCAATTATGGTAGAATATGTATATAAATGTGAAGATGACTAACAATACATGTTTGAATATCATGATGTATGATAATGAGGGGTCCGATGGAATGGCGTCAGGGATAGGAAATGAAATCTAGGGTTGGTCGACCACCTTGTATTGGTTGGTCAACCACCTTGTTAGTGTTGGTCGACTACGTAGTCAACCTGTTATAACGGTAGTCGACCAAATTTTTGTGCGAATAAGAGTGGTCGACCACCTTGTAATGGTCGGTCGACCACCTTGTTAGAGTTGGTCGACTACGCAGTCAACCATGTTATAATGGTGGTCGACCAAACTTTTGGTCGCCCTGATGGTGTAAATTGACAAATTTTTTTAAATAAGTGTATTTTGTTATAAaagtttttaaaaaagtgtattttagtCAATATCCCTTTGTATTAATCGTTTATATGCATATGGTAATTTTAAACTACTGAAACAATGCTTAATGTATATAACGAAACCATATGTTTCTGCAAACTATTTTTCGCAGCAACACGCTAGTTATCTCTCCACTCGTTATGTTATATTCAGCAACATCAATTGGAGATTGAGAGCTCTGATATATCAAATTGATCATAGAATTAGGGGTAGAGAAAATGGATCAATAATCAACGGGCAAATAGAGTTATACTAACAAGGGTAGTTATGTTCGCGTTTAACTGTTAAAATTTATAGTAGTTCTTAACTAAATACATCTTTGAACAAAGAAAACCCAAGTTTATGGTCTAATCTTTGTTTATTTTGATAAATGTTGTTACAAATTTATGTTTAGGATGGATAGAACAAATGAGATATTGTTTATATAGGCTTCAACATCTTAAATCAATAGCCAAAATCAATATAATCTACTGACCATGATTTATTCATTTGTAACCTCTATTACAAATCAGTATGTGGAACATTCGACATACTTCTCTGTCATTCATTTTCTATGTTCTTCCTTACAGATGTCTTCACTTCTCTTGAATGTAAAAAAAACTTGTCTGGAGCTATACAAGTTTTTGGGTTAACCTTTGTATAAGACGTCTTAAACTTGGTAGGTCATGATAATTAACTTCTTCCTACTTAAAGATGATACGCACGTTAAAATCATAAAAGCTTTTATCATTTCTTATTATATATGTTAAATCAATTCATAATTCATACAAACATATAATTAGATGTGTTTGTTTAGGATCAGTTTAAATAATGTTATTAACATATTCCATACTTGATCCAACCATATAATTATACTAGATTTATGagccgtgcgttgcacggggactcttTCGCAAACAATATTGAATCTTAAATGATATATATGTTAACAAATTATACCGACAATGTCACAAGTGCTTTTGTTTTGAATTTCTATGTGTTCAGAGTACAATTGTCGACGTTTTACCCATTTCGCTATCCTTATCTTCTTATTACCCATCAGAGATAAGGACATAATCTAAATTAAGTAATTTAAAAATTGATGAAAAAGGTTACCAGTATACTAACCTGTATGTGCAAGTGTTATTTTGACACATTACAAACTGACAAAGTTTTATTTTTACTAAAGTGTTACAAACTGCTATTGTTATTTTGAACAAAGTGTTACAAAGTGCAAGTGTTATTGTAACCCCATTATATTGGCAAAGCATACCAAAATGTTATTGCATTACAAACTGTTATTGCAAGTGTTATTGTGACCCATTACACTACTATATAAACTAAGTGTAATATATTTTCTACAGTACACTGACCCATTATATTGACAAAGTATTATTTTGATCCATTACAAAGTGAGTCATTACACATAATATATTTGGTACATTGACCCGTTAATTCTGACCCATTACACTGACTCAATCCGTTTAAAAAAGAAGGAAAAAAACTATATAACAACTTAACGTATAACACTGACCCATTTATTCTGACCCATTACACTGACCCAATGGCCCTTCAAGTTAGTAGTGTTTCCTAGTGTGTACAATATTCAAAAGCATGAGGTACAAACATTTTAAGAACCAAAGTgagttactattcataactttacCTTTTAGAGAATGGGTATAAACTTTTTCAATAGTCCACCTCTAAACATGTGTTAGTTTACCACATAAAAAGCATTAAAAGTGTATCAACAACAATAATTTTTCTCAACTATCAAGGGGCAAAAAATGGTAAAGAATGTCCAAAAAAAAGTAGATTCCTTTGCGATCTTCTTAGCCTTAGCGATAACTTCATCAATTCCTCCAACTATGTACAACAATCAGCTACTCCTTACACAACCAAACACACAATAAACcaatttaaaaaaagaaaaaaaaatacggtTTACACATAATGAAAACATTCTTATGATCTTATCTGGGCATGGTACATGAAGATATACTTATAAGCAATGTAAAGCTAAGCATATAAACCGTCAAATTGCATAATCAACACAGGACCAACGGATTTAAAATATATAACAGAGCTCCTGCTCTTTTTGTTTAACGCAACAACGTTCACAATAAAAGATCATATCATATACATCAACAAAATAATGACGACGACCGCCCCAGCAGTAGATATAAGGTGTACAATTAGTCTTAATGTAGCATTAGATACCTGACTCTAGCAATATAGTGTTTAGGACCAACAATATATCTGAGTCTCCATCCAGTCATTGCACACCAAGTAATGGCTAATATGATCAACAATACAACTTTGAGTGCTTCTGCGAACCACCCATTTATCAATGCAACTATATACCTAAACATGGCTAATATGGTAAAAGAAAATTTAAAGGTTTCAATGACAAGTATTACAATGGGTCAAGATTTAAACTATACATCATACATCATTACAACTGTAGaaatcaattttaaataaatacttGATTCATATAAATGTTTTCAAATAAACTGAAAACTTCAATATAGAAATAAATCTTTCATATACCACTTTCTTTgtgaataatattattgataagagTAGAACCTAAGACATGCGGGTAAACTTCCTACTAACTTACCAGTAACTCCTAAAATCAAAAAATTGCCTCTAAGCGTCAAACTTTCACAAGAAACACAAACGAACCAACTAATTCTAACCACAAAGCATACTTTGTATATAACACAACATAGTCTGTGATGGAAATATGAAAGTAAAAGTAAAGAGGAAGCCAAAACGTAGATTACCTTTTCGACCTTGTTAAAACAAAAGCCAAGAATTATTTGTAAGCCAAAATAGTGTCAATTCAGGGCAGCAAAGCAAAATCCCTCTGTGACGCCTGATCAGATACTATGTTCATCTACTGATGGTCTAAAGAACCTCCATATTTATCCAAAGATATCATGGTGATGTCCTGTAATTATAGCGGGAGTAAAAAGATGCACGAATATCAGTACACACTAATGCATTCAATACATAGATAAATTACAATCAGTACAATAGTGAGCATGAACACATAAGACAAAAACAAAATAATTTCTTTTGTATGTGCTGCAAGTGACACAGTAAGCCCTTATTGGAATCATGTGTTTTtaaaatatacaatatataaaGACTACGCCATTACATGAGTGACATAACTCTTTAAGGTATTAAAAAGTAGGGGTTTTTTCAAACCTGCTTATAAACAATATAATAGAAGGGAAGTGCTGAATATTTCTAAATGAACAATAAAGATAATACTGAATATTTCTAAATATTGAATATTTCTAAATAAAAGGGAAGTGCTTACCATGGCATACACTTTTTGCTATAGATTGGATGATTATAGGCTTATAGCCAATCTGTGGGGATAGGCTTATAGCCAATCTGTGGGGCTAGATCGGACAAACTAACTAAATCTATATAAGCAACAGGTAGAATGGCTCAACTTGCTACCATAGCTAATTAAATAATGAATTCTTCAAAGATAGACCATACAAAGGTAGAAAAATCAGAAAGAAGAACCTGCAATATATTGATTCTCTTCCAGACATGTACTTATAAATGCTTCAAATTGATTGAACCCGAAGTTCATGTGTGAACTATATAAACTATAAGCAGAGAAGATAAACATAACAATGTGATTTTGTAGGTACCTATGCACATAAATGCAAATGTGTGTTAGCCTCAGTAAAAATATATATCTGTCATTTTTTGAAATTTCATGATCCATCACATTCAAATTGCATCCATAATCTATGTGTCATTAATAAAATGACAGAATCatttcccaaaaatatatatatatatatatatatatatatatatatatatatatatatatatataacaactaaaCCTATAACACTTGACCTATTTATTCTAACCCATTACACTGACCCAATGTGTGTATATGTGAATTTCATATAATTTCTAGAGCTCAAATGGGTTTAAAACCCCTGGTGCCAATCTAGTTCAAAAGGTACAAAACAAATTCGTAAATACCTGATTCATTCGCAAGGAATAAACTATCCGGATAAATAATCCTTCAGACTTGTTAATATTTTCTTCGCTAACTAATAATTACTACGAAATTTCGTTTCGTCACAATAGGCAATAACAACAGCTTCTACAAATTTTCATATGCATCTCAACAAAGAAAAACATACAACAAATCTATCTTCTTAATGTTTTACCCACTTAGACCTGTACCCACTGTAAGTCTGTAATTGAATAAACTTAGCCACCAAATATGTAGTCTTCAACCGGTCTTAAAGCAACTACACATCCAAACTTTATAAGCCACATTTAGAAGACAAAAAAACAACATGAAACTAACACATACAAAATTGTCTACCACCTCATAACAAAATCATTACACGTCACAAGAACATAATGTAGTGTATGTAAATAGACAAAGTACAATGAACACACTTCATGTAAGATTTTTTTAAAAAGCTAACGCCGCCTCCTGCGTTTGTTTTTGCTGCTCTTGTGATCACTTTCACTATCACTGCTGCTTGAGCTCTCGCTTTCATCAGAGCTTGATGATGATGAATCAGATCCTGAACTAGAAGAATCAGAATCGTCTGATTCAGAGGCAGGTTTTTGTTGCATGATAAGACGAGGCATGTTCTTTAAATACTCTCTCAAGTTTTCTGTGATCCCACCGAGCCCAATCGATGTGAAGAAGTTAATTGAAAACCGTGTGTTTTTAGGATTGTCTCGTGGGAAGATAGATTCGAAATCAGCCTGCATTGTTGGATCACTGAGACGTTCGTTCAACAGACGAATGCCAAGATGTTCAGACAGTTCCTGTAGCACACAACATCATAACtgatttaattattatataaaacccaaaAGAGAATGACTTTTCAACTCACATCAAGAGTAAACTTACCCTCTTTATAAATCAAATTATATACTACTTTTATTGATATGTATTTAGAAAATATAGTAGTGGCAATTTTGGCCTATTTTCAGTACGCCGATTCAGGTTGTGTTTTGTATGGGTCAAACAAGTACAAATTAGCCACTAAAAAAACAAGTAAAACGGGTCAAAAGTTGCCAAACTGTATTTTCAATCCATGCAGCTTCTTAAATTGTTTAACTTGAAAACATATTATTAGAATAAAAATACACAATTTAATGATTCTATTAGACTATAATGCAAAATATACAAGTATATAATGACAAGGGTTTCTGATCAGCCTGAGCTAGTCATAAAATACTCGTTTTGACCCGTTACTCAATTCACCAAACCAGCCCATTTGCCAACGGGTCATTTAACAGGATTAAAATTCCACTGCAGTAAATCAATAACCAACAAACATGCATAAAATTAGACAAGCAAGATGGTTTCGATAAGGGTAAAAAGAAAAGATTAATACAGTTCCATGATAGCTAACCTGAAAGAGAATCTTGATGAAGATTCGAGAAGACGACGTTGTATCTTCTTCAGTCAATCGAATGTAAGCTAAAACGTGCCAAGGCAAAGCATCGGTCCCAAGAAGATGAGCGAAAAACTTGGCAACATTCCGCAGCTTATTTGTTTCGAGTCGATGGATCATAGAGTACTGTTGAACAAAGCACTTTTCAAAATTTTCTTGGTGGACTTTATTGATCATACAAAAACGCTGGCCCAAAAGCCCATAGTACCGAAGGTAAGTTCTCTCTTGACTGCAACACTCCAATAACATAATACACAATTCCATCTGCATATGCAAATTCCAATAATTGTGAATAACTGACAATAATTACGTAAATCATATATAATGGTATTTACTTATGCCTGGCAATTGAAACCCATACTTTCAAATTTGGGTCATTAGGGTCAAGCTTTCAAGCCAACTGGGCCTTGAGCATTAAGATCATAAAAAGTTTCATCCGTCAAATGCAATCATAAATGATGATAAAATCATACGTAAAAGTATAAACGTAAATATAAACGTAAAACGTAATCATTAATGTAAAAAATCAAATGTAAAAGTATATGTCCGTTTCAACCTGATGCCCAACTTGGCCCAACCTGACCCACTTGACACATGACCCATTTAACCTGGCGCCCAACTTGACCCAACCTGAACCGTTTAAAATCtgacccgtttgacccatgacccattcaacccaaaaccgttttgacccgttacccaaagcGACTCAACCAGACTCATTTGCCAGGTATAGTAATACTTCAGATAAGCAGCAGATTTATAGAAATTATCGAAAAGATGATTCTAACCTCTTGTCCTGGTTCCAGTTTAATTTTCAGAAGCTTATGACCAGCTTCTTCAAAGTCAACACTAGACATAATTGTCAAGTAAATGGTCCTTCTGAGATTAACAAGATTTGTTTCGGTTTCATCTCGGATTCTCATTTGCTCCTCGTCTTCTTCTTCCGAAGAATCATCGTCCTCGTCATCACCGGAATCTTCGccatcctcttcttcttcttctgaagATTCGTCACCAAGAATGTTTTTCTTCAAATCTTCATAGCGCTTTTCGTTCTCGATGAAATTAGGATCCATCTTGAAAATATCTGAGGTGCACATTAAGAAGAGTTACACTCAAGTCTTAAAAACAAAAGTATTTGAAGTATTAAAAGGGATTTTTATTTACCTAAGGTAATTTCTGGGTCAATCTTATCAAGAAGAGAAACTTCGTGGGTTAACTGATCTTCCAACTCAACAAGATCCAACTCCGGACGAACGGCTGGATGGCCCTGTACAAGTAAAAACAGTGATTAAGCAAGAACAAAGATATAAAAACAAATGGTAACATGAGTACATAAACGATAATAAGATTCTGACCTGGAACTTGGCCTTTCTTAGTGCAAAAAGACCTTCGATCAAGAACTGGACTCTTTTGTCAATTTCTCCCTCGTGAAGAATTCCACGAAAACGCTCAAAAATACCTGTATAAGGTTAGGGCAAAGATCTTCAGATAACATCGATGGGAAAATAACACCAAGTATGATAATAAGCATGATACTGAAGAACAAGATAAAAAGCTAAAAACAGAAGTTAATGCAATCACAGAAAACTTTACTCCAAGTATATCCAATAGATGATGGTAACTGTCAACACATATAACTTATTTAAATGCATATATCAGTACACTAATTTGTTACTAGCGCCTGTTTCATTATACTCACTAAATGAATGTCATTTGGTCCTTAATGGATGTTAATCACATCTTAACTAATATTGCTAAATCTATCAAGTATGCAGCTAACCTACATGCATATTTGTTTGCTTTAACTGGATGAGGAATGGTCTCAGAAAACAAAAAGAAAGTACGACAGACCAGATTTCGAGACCTTGTACTCTGTTGCGATTAATAATCGCACTTCGCCCAAAACATACAATTTCACCAACAGAAAGTGAGAAGAAATTATTCACAATTTATACCTCTGAATTGATTGGTTATGTTCACATATGTTGCtaaaatattataagtaataagTTATTAAAGCCTTTTGAACTCACAAAAGAAACTACAATTTCATCGCCATGAATATTATTTCCGATACGGAAGTCATTTCCTGCGGATTAAGTTCACTATAAGAAAATAACTCGTGACCTTAATTACAAATAAGTCCACCAACACACACAGGTTGTAAACAACCTGAAAGCATGTCATAGTCGTATGAGGAAAATGAATAAATGAACCAAGAGCTTCTGCTCAAGGACAAGAAGGAGTAGAATTCAATAAGTTAACTCACCGTGCAAGCCTTTGGGAGAGAGATCCTGAAGTATCGACCCACATTCTGTAACAAAACCAACTGCAACCTCCACGCTATCATCAGTTGGATTCTCAAGAAGAGTTGTCAGTAGTTCAAGAGCAATCAACTCATGAACTACCTGCTGGTTCACCAAATGGGCGATAAACTTGACAGCAGCTAGCAATTGATGCTGTAAAACAAAGTAATAGTGTCATCACAAACAAAAACATCCATGAATACCAAATTACAAATACATGTCAATTACAAAACGAAGATGTAAAAAGTATGCACCTTGTCATTTCGCTTATAAGCCCTTTGTAGTTGAAGAATAATCCTTCTCAGCAAAAGGTCTCCCACTTCGGGAAACTTCGTGTTGACTACAGCAACGAGCGCCGCAAAGACATCTGTAAAACCAGGAGAGGCCATTTGGGACTTCATACAAGATCGACAAAATAGTCCTCTTCCCCTGATCAAATTTTCAGCAAACAACTCTGGGATAATGTTCTTGATATTTGTGGCATTGACCTTGTTGACCAACCCATTTATACTCTTCCTTAATGCATCCCAAGTCAACCTTTGATATTCCATGCTACTTTTATCTTGAACCCCGCTCATCATACGAGCTAACTTAAACGGTGGAATATAAACCCCTCCACTCTTCCCTAAATTAGTCATCCCTTCTTGCATTTCAGCCAACTTTTGGAACCTTGGACCTTCATCCACAGTCTCCTTATCTCCATTTTGATCACTTCTAGGTTTCGCCACGTCATCACTTCTCCTCCTATCTTTATGATCACCATTCCTTCTCTTATCcctcttatcatcatcatcatgccttCGATCTCTGTTCCTCTCcctcttatcatcatcatcatgccttCGATCTTTGTTTCTCTCCCTTTTCTTTCTATATTTATCATCTTCGTCGTCAGTCATATCCTTCTTCCTATCCCTTCTTGCTTTGTCTTTgcgatcatcttcatcatcactttttTTATCCTTACCTTTTCTCCCTCTCTTCTTTatttcaccatcttcatcatcactccTTACTTTATGCTTCCCTTCTCTTGCATTAGTCCcaatttcaccatcttcttcatcACTCTTACCTTCATGCCTCCCTTTTCTAACAGTCTTCCTAATTTCACCATCTTCATCACTCTGATCATGCCCATTACTTTTTCTCCCATCACCACTCTTTTTCATCTTAACCCTATCTttaccatcatcttcatcactgaCCTTTTTATCCTTGTTCTTATCAACCGTTTTATCATTAACATCTTCATCGTCACTTATTCCATCTCTTCTCCTCCTAATATCATCCCTATCTCTATCTCTCCTCCTATCATTAGCATCTTCATCATCACTCATATTCCTGTTCCCACCTCTCCTGTCTTTAACAATTTCATCAACAACTCTTTGATCCCTGTTCCTATATCGTCCCCTCCTACCATATCTATCTTCGTCATCACTCTTATCATTGATCCTCCTATCTCGACTATCACGTTCACTCCTGAACCTATCACCACCTCTTCTGCTTCTATATCTATCTTCATCATCACTCCTATCCCCATTTCGTTCCCTTTGTCGATCCATTATATATTCAATGTCCTGTCACTAAAACAACAATAAAATGTCATCAATATAAACACTCAAATCGTATAATTTAAGCCAAAACTAAACGCAACATTGGTAATTATAGCTGAGCGATACAAACAAATCGCGAACGTTATACATTGTAAAGCTGGTTAAGCTCAAACTTGTAAACCCTAATTTCACTCTCCCAATATAAAAAAATCATATCATtcttctgtgtgtgtgtgtgtatatagacTATTTATGTACTGTATCAGTTAATCACATAAAAGAaagaaacattattattattataactacagCAATAGCTTCAGGTTGCACAAAATAGTATCAAACTTAATGAAATTGAAAAGTAGAAaaaggttagggttagggttacggTTTCAGAAAACTTACCGGCGAGCAGACGGAATTCAAACGAGGAGAATATACAATACAATTGATTGATTGATTGCTGAGTGAAAAAACCTAAAAATCAGTGATATCGGATCGGGGTTAAGCGACGCTTATGAGACCCCCAAATATTTTTGTGAATTCGTGAATTCGTGAGAGGAAATCGGCCCAATTCGATAATAGATTAAAGGAGGTTTCATAAAATTTATAAAACTGCCCTTCTATTTCTGTTAATTGCAAGTTTTATAAGATACTTTATTTACTCAgtttatcatatattatattatattatatattatatattatatattatattatattgtattattatattatattatattatattatacctatatctaaaatctaagggggatgat
This genomic window from Rutidosis leptorrhynchoides isolate AG116_Rl617_1_P2 chromosome 2, CSIRO_AGI_Rlap_v1, whole genome shotgun sequence contains:
- the LOC139893613 gene encoding uncharacterized protein, whose amino-acid sequence is MDRQRERNGDRSDDEDRYRSRRGGDRFRSERDSRDRRINDKSDDEDRYGRRGRYRNRDQRVVDEIVKDRRGGNRNMSDDEDANDRRRDRDRDDIRRRRDGISDDEDVNDKTVDKNKDKKVSDEDDGKDRVKMKKSGDGRKSNGHDQSDEDGEIRKTVRKGRHEGKSDEEDGEIGTNAREGKHKVRSDDEDGEIKKRGRKGKDKKSDDEDDRKDKARRDRKKDMTDDEDDKYRKKRERNKDRRHDDDDKRERNRDRRHDDDDKRDKRRNGDHKDRRRSDDVAKPRSDQNGDKETVDEGPRFQKLAEMQEGMTNLGKSGGVYIPPFKLARMMSGVQDKSSMEYQRLTWDALRKSINGLVNKVNATNIKNIIPELFAENLIRGRGLFCRSCMKSQMASPGFTDVFAALVAVVNTKFPEVGDLLLRRIILQLQRAYKRNDKHQLLAAVKFIAHLVNQQVVHELIALELLTTLLENPTDDSVEVAVGFVTECGSILQDLSPKGLHGIFERFRGILHEGEIDKRVQFLIEGLFALRKAKFQGHPAVRPELDLVELEDQLTHEVSLLDKIDPEITLDIFKMDPNFIENEKRYEDLKKNILGDESSEEEEEDGEDSGDDEDDDSSEEEDEEQMRIRDETETNLVNLRRTIYLTIMSSVDFEEAGHKLLKIKLEPGQEMELCIMLLECCSQERTYLRYYGLLGQRFCMINKVHQENFEKCFVQQYSMIHRLETNKLRNVAKFFAHLLGTDALPWHVLAYIRLTEEDTTSSSRIFIKILFQELSEHLGIRLLNERLSDPTMQADFESIFPRDNPKNTRFSINFFTSIGLGGITENLREYLKNMPRLIMQQKPASESDDSDSSSSGSDSSSSSSDESESSSSSDSESDHKSSKNKRRRRR